A window from Candidatus Paceibacterota bacterium encodes these proteins:
- the murG gene encoding undecaprenyldiphospho-muramoylpentapeptide beta-N-acetylglucosaminyltransferase, translated as MKILFTGGGTGGHFYPIIAVAEALQEQVRSGKILQPEFYYMAPNPYNARTLFENGIEFISVPAGKLRRYFSILNITDLFKTAYGCLWAFFKIYSIYPDVIFSKGGYGAFPALLAGKILNIPIVIHESDSRPGRVNAWSGKFAKRIALSFPDAEQYFIHKDRVALTGNPIRKEIIQPLKNGAREFLDLEEGTPMILILGGSQGSQSINEVVLDALPELLNNYQIIHQTGSANLEETKLTSTEVLRGNKYAYRYHPFDYLNDLAMRMSSGVADVVISRAGSTIFEIAAWGVPSIIIPLPHSISHDQTTNAFSYGKTGAASIIEENNLSSHILIEEINRIITSPEINRAMREKARNFARLDSANVIADAILDIALEHEK; from the coding sequence ATGAAAATCTTATTTACAGGAGGTGGCACTGGCGGACATTTTTATCCAATCATTGCCGTTGCCGAAGCTCTTCAGGAACAAGTACGATCAGGAAAGATACTGCAACCAGAATTCTATTACATGGCCCCAAATCCTTACAACGCTAGGACTCTTTTTGAGAATGGCATAGAATTTATTTCCGTACCAGCAGGGAAACTACGTCGTTATTTTTCTATATTAAATATAACCGACCTTTTTAAGACTGCTTACGGCTGTCTATGGGCATTTTTCAAAATTTACTCAATATATCCAGATGTAATATTTAGCAAAGGCGGTTATGGGGCTTTTCCAGCACTCTTGGCGGGAAAAATATTAAATATTCCTATAGTTATTCACGAATCAGACAGTAGGCCGGGTAGGGTCAATGCTTGGTCTGGAAAATTTGCCAAACGTATAGCTCTATCTTTCCCTGACGCTGAACAATACTTTATTCATAAAGATAGGGTCGCTCTTACAGGCAATCCGATCAGAAAAGAGATTATCCAACCCCTGAAAAATGGTGCTAGAGAATTCTTGGATCTTGAAGAGGGAACTCCTATGATTCTGATTCTTGGAGGTTCACAAGGTTCACAAAGTATCAACGAAGTAGTGTTAGACGCTCTGCCAGAACTCCTAAACAACTATCAGATTATTCATCAGACTGGTAGTGCCAATCTAGAAGAAACAAAATTAACCTCAACTGAAGTTTTGAGAGGTAATAAGTACGCATACCGTTATCATCCTTTTGATTATTTGAATGATTTGGCTATGCGCATGTCATCTGGTGTGGCCGACGTCGTTATCTCTAGAGCTGGGTCAACTATATTTGAAATCGCAGCATGGGGAGTACCTTCTATCATCATCCCTCTGCCTCATTCTATATCTCATGACCAGACCACCAACGCTTTTTCTTATGGAAAAACTGGTGCAGCCTCTATTATTGAAGAAAACAATCTGAGTTCTCATATACTCATAGAAGAGATAAACCGTATAATCACTTCACCTGAGATAAATCGTGCAATGCGTGAAAAAGCCCGTAACTTCGCCAGATTGGACAGTGCCAACGTGATAGCTGACGCTATACTAGATATAGCCTTGGAACACGAGAAATAG
- a CDS encoding transketolase C-terminal domain-containing protein, with the protein MQNDNKKLASMRAGFGEGLVIAGEANAQVVGLCADLAESTGMLPFKQKFPERYIEVGVAEQNLATVASGMASMGKIPFMASYAVFSPGRNWEQIRTTICYNNLPVKIIGTHAGLNVGPDGGSHQALEDIALMRSLPRMVVVSPCDAIEAKKTIIEIAKTNDPTYVRLVREKSPVITNEEAIFKIGKAQIVYEKNGSKSGSLASVGIIATGPILYKALMTAKKLTNEGIDVTVMNLSTIKPLDEQAIIKLAHKTGAIVTVEEHQIHGGMGSAVAECLSTHFPTPIEFVGVKDVFGQSGQSEELLELYGLGEKDIYKAIHKVILKK; encoded by the coding sequence ATGCAAAATGACAATAAAAAACTAGCTTCTATGCGCGCAGGCTTCGGTGAAGGCCTAGTTATAGCTGGTGAAGCAAATGCCCAAGTAGTAGGTCTCTGTGCAGATCTAGCCGAATCAACCGGCATGTTACCTTTCAAACAAAAGTTTCCTGAAAGATACATAGAAGTTGGTGTAGCCGAACAAAATCTAGCAACTGTAGCTTCCGGCATGGCTAGCATGGGCAAGATCCCATTCATGGCATCATATGCAGTTTTTAGTCCCGGTAGAAATTGGGAACAGATCCGCACAACTATCTGTTACAACAATCTTCCAGTGAAGATCATCGGCACTCACGCTGGTTTGAATGTCGGTCCAGATGGTGGAAGTCATCAAGCTCTAGAAGACATAGCTCTCATGAGATCGCTTCCAAGAATGGTTGTTGTGAGCCCTTGCGATGCTATTGAAGCTAAGAAAACTATCATTGAAATTGCCAAAACTAATGATCCAACATATGTGAGATTGGTACGCGAAAAAAGTCCTGTCATTACAAATGAAGAAGCTATTTTCAAGATTGGTAAAGCACAGATTGTTTACGAAAAGAATGGTTCAAAATCCGGAAGCCTCGCTTCCGTCGGCATCATTGCCACTGGCCCGATCCTATACAAAGCCCTCATGACGGCAAAGAAACTAACCAATGAAGGTATAGACGTAACTGTCATGAATCTTTCTACTATCAAGCCGTTAGACGAACAAGCAATCATCAAACTGGCACACAAGACTGGGGCAATAGTTACCGTAGAGGAACATCAGATTCACGGAGGTATGGGTTCAGCTGTTGCGGAATGTCTTTCAACACATTTTCCAACTCCTATAGAATTCGTTGGCGTCAAAGATGTTTTTGGTCAATCAGGTCAATCAGAAGAACTTCTTGAACTTTACGGTTTAGGAGAAAAAGATATTTATAAAGCGATACACAAGGTAATACTGAAAAAATAG
- a CDS encoding transketolase has protein sequence MSLTEAKISLFEKKAKEIRRSVIEMLIEAKSGHTAGSLDMADIFTYLYFYALKHDPKKPDWQYRDRVVLSNGHICPVLYATLAHAKYFPISELKTLRKLGSKLQGHPHREWLPILETSSGPLGSGLGQTIGMALADRIDNGKTSGKKFYCLMSDGELDEGNSWEAIMLASKEKLHSVIAIVDRNNIQISGTTDEIMPLNPLAEKWRSFGWQVIEIDGHDFLQIDRAIETAKMNSGKPTVIIAKTIPSKGIPEFEGKYEWHGKVPTTKEEIEIALCHSREGGNPVSNP, from the coding sequence ATGTCCCTCACAGAAGCAAAAATTTCTCTGTTTGAAAAGAAAGCCAAGGAAATCCGCCGTTCAGTCATAGAAATGCTTATTGAAGCCAAGTCTGGTCATACCGCTGGCTCGCTAGATATGGCTGACATTTTCACTTATTTATATTTTTACGCTCTCAAGCACGATCCAAAAAAGCCCGATTGGCAATACCGAGACCGAGTCGTATTATCAAACGGTCACATCTGTCCTGTCTTATATGCAACTCTCGCGCATGCAAAATATTTTCCAATTTCTGAATTAAAAACTCTACGTAAACTCGGTTCAAAACTCCAAGGGCATCCTCATAGAGAATGGCTACCAATATTAGAAACATCTTCTGGCCCACTCGGTTCAGGGCTTGGTCAAACTATAGGCATGGCTTTGGCTGATAGGATAGACAATGGCAAAACTTCTGGAAAAAAATTCTATTGCCTCATGAGCGATGGGGAACTTGATGAAGGTAATTCTTGGGAAGCCATCATGCTCGCAAGCAAAGAAAAACTCCATAGTGTCATTGCTATAGTAGATCGTAATAACATTCAAATAAGCGGAACTACCGATGAAATCATGCCACTCAATCCTCTAGCAGAAAAATGGCGAAGTTTTGGTTGGCAAGTTATAGAGATAGATGGGCATGATTTTTTGCAGATTGATAGAGCTATAGAAACAGCCAAGATGAATTCTGGTAAACCGACCGTTATCATTGCAAAGACTATTCCATCAAAAGGAATTCCTGAATTTGAAGGGAAGTATGAATGGCATGGAAAAGTACCGACAACAAAAGAGGAAATTGAGATTGCACTGTGTCATTCCCGCGAAGGCGGGAATCCAGTGTCTAACCCGTGA